The nucleotide sequence GCGCCCTCGGGGTCGGCCAGGGCAATGGCGGTGTGATCGACGTCCGCGCTGACGACGACGTCTTGATTGAGTTGCGAGGCGCCGTCGACGCGCAGTCGGGCATCGATACGCTGGCCCGGCGCAAGGTTTTTGGCGCCCTTCGCGAGCAGCGGGCGTCCCACCGCGACGACGCTGTGCGTCGTCATCCAGGGCTCGCTCAGCGGTGCGGCCACTCGACCATCGCCATCACCGGTGATGTCCCAGCCGTGCAGGACGAGTTCCTCACGCATGTGCTCGGCGAACCACGGCGCCTTCATGGTGCGGCCGGTCCACGCGACGTCGGTGTCGGCGGGGATTTCGTCGGCCGCCTCCGCGACCTCGTTCAGGGCCGCCATCCGCTCCTGCAGCGCGGTCCACAGGTCCGCGTCGTTCAGCGCGCGCAGCGGGCCTTCGCGCTCCTCGAAGTTGCGCGTGCCGACGGGTTCGCCCGCCAGGTGCGCGCCCAGCACCCGGGCCAGTTCCTCGGCGTTACCGGCTTGATGGACGACGATGTCGCGCACCGTCCAGGCCTCGCACCAGGTGCCGGCATCGGGCCGGCGCCGTTGCACCGCATCCGCGAAAGGCTGCCATTCGGGAAATCGGTCGTGATCTATTTGTCGCCCCATGGTTGGCGGTATACCCGCGCGTAAGGCATTGACTGTGAAACGTCGGCTTTGATTGTGCAGCCTGGGCGGAAATTCGCCCGAAATCCCGCCAACGTTTCACACTCAACGCTGAAGTTGCCGTGAGGCCAACGCCGAAGCCGCGCCGAAGCCGCCCCTAAGCCGCCGCCGAAGCGTAGGTGGTGGTGCGCTGGCGCGCCGGACGGCCGATGCCCTCGGCGATCGCGACCAGTTCGGCGACGGTCTTCGCCGACCCGTTTTCCGAACCGGCCATCCGCGAGATGGTCTCCTCCATCAGCGTGCCGCCCAGGTCGTTGGCGCCGCCCTTGAGCATCACCTGCGTGCGCGCCTCGCCGAGCTTCACCCAGCTGGTCTGGATATGAGAAATCCTGTCGTGCAACATGATTCGCGCCAGCGCGTGCACCGCCCGATTGTCCCGATGGCTGGGCCCGGGGCGCGCCGCGCCGGCCAGATACAGCGGCGAATTCTGGTGCACGAACGGCAGCGGCACGAACTCGGTGAACCCGCCGGTGCGGTCCTGGATGTCGCGCAACACGTTGAGGTGGGCCACCCAGTGCCGCGGGCTGTCCACGTGGCCGTACATCATCGTCGACGACGAGCGCAGGCCCACCTCGTGCGCGGTGGTCACGATCTCGATCCACAGCGACGTCGGCAACTTGCCCTTGGTCAGCACCCAGCGCACCTCGTCGTCCAGGATCTCGGCCGCGGTGCCCGGGATGGTGTCCAGCCCGGCCTCGCGCAGGCTGATCAGCCATTCGCGAATGCTCAAGCCGCTCTTGGTAACCCCGTTGGCGATCTCCATCGGGGAGAACGCGTGCACATGCATCGACGGCACCCGGGCCTTGACGGCGCGGACCAGGTCTGCATAGCCGGTGACCGGCAGCTCGGGGTCGATGCCGCCCTGCATGCACACCTCGGTGGCGCCTTCGACGTGGGCCTCCCACGCTCGGTCGGCAACCTCCTCGGCGGACAGCGAGTAGGCGTCGGCGTCGCCCTTGCGCTGCGCGAACGCACAGAACCGGCAGCCGGTGTAGCAGATGTTGGTGAAGTTGATGTTGCGGTTCACCACGTAGGTCACGTCGTCGCCGACCGCGTCGCGGCGCAACGAATCAGCCAGTGCGGCAACCGCTTCCAGCGCGGGCCCGTCGGCGGTCGCCAGCGCCAGGTACTCGCCGTCGGTGCAGCGCGCGGGATCGCGTTCGGCCGACCGCAGCGCGGCCAGCACGTCGGTGTCGATCCGCTGGGGAGCACTAACAGCCAGCTCCTGCACGTGCGCACGGATCGATTCCCAATCGCCGAACGCACTGTCCAGATCGCTGCGCGCCTCGGTGACCCGGCCCTCGGTGTCGATGGCCGCGTGCAGATCCACCCGACCGGACGACTCCACGTCGTCGGGCTCCTGCCAGGGCAGGCCCACCGGGTTGACGTCGCGGGCCAGTCCCGTCGCCGGATCGGCCAGCGCCACAACGTGTCCGCGCACCCGCGGATCGATCCACGCGGCGCCCGCCTGCACGTACTTGGGCTGCGCCGTCAACCGCTGCACCAACTCGAATCCGGCTTGCGCGGTCACGGCGGCCAACTCCTCCAACGCGGGCCAGGGCCGTTCCGGGTTGACATGGTCGGGCGTCAGCGGTGACACGCCGCCCCAGTCGTCGACCCCGGCGCCGACCAGCGCCAGGCACTCCTCGCGCGACACCAGGTTCGGCGGTGCCTGAATGCGCATCGCCGGGCCGAGCACCAACCGCGCCACCGCCACCGTCGCCAGATAATCCTCGATGCCGGCGTCGGGCACCGCGGCCATTGCGGTGTGTTCCTTGGCACGGAAATTCTGCACGATCACTTCCTGAACGTGCCCAAACTCCTTGTGCGACTTACGAATCGCCTGCAAGGTCTCGGCGCGCTCAAGCAGCGTCTCGCCGATCCCGACCAGCAGCCCGGTGGTGAACGGAATCGACAACCGGCCCGCATCGGTCAACGTGCGCAGCCGCACCGCCGGGTCCTTGTCCGGGCTGCCGTAGTGCGCCAGTCCCTTGGTCTCGAACAGCCGCCGCGACGTCGTCTCCAGCATCATGCCCATCGAGGGCGCCACCG is from Mycobacterium conspicuum and encodes:
- a CDS encoding maleylpyruvate isomerase N-terminal domain-containing protein, which codes for MGRQIDHDRFPEWQPFADAVQRRRPDAGTWCEAWTVRDIVVHQAGNAEELARVLGAHLAGEPVGTRNFEEREGPLRALNDADLWTALQERMAALNEVAEAADEIPADTDVAWTGRTMKAPWFAEHMREELVLHGWDITGDGDGRVAAPLSEPWMTTHSVVAVGRPLLAKGAKNLAPGQRIDARLRVDGASQLNQDVVVSADVDHTAIALADPEGAATLETDAAARVLLLWGRRPADPARICSRVGPETLGRVRGLLSGY
- a CDS encoding bifunctional FO biosynthesis protein CofGH, whose protein sequence is MSGSYTNVPLTDGRPPGPSGREPTALPSPVAPPAAVPKVSASALRRVLRRARDGVSLNIDEAAVAMTARGEDLADLCASAARVRDAGLQAAGRRGPRGGLPITYSRKVFIPVTHLCRDSCHYCTFVTVPGKLRARGAGMYLEPDEILDIARRGGELGCKEALFTLGDRPEDRWTEARDWLAQRGYDSTLSYVRAMAIRVLEETGLLPHLNPGVMSWSELSRLKPVAPSMGMMLETTSRRLFETKGLAHYGSPDKDPAVRLRTLTDAGRLSIPFTTGLLVGIGETLLERAETLQAIRKSHKEFGHVQEVIVQNFRAKEHTAMAAVPDAGIEDYLATVAVARLVLGPAMRIQAPPNLVSREECLALVGAGVDDWGGVSPLTPDHVNPERPWPALEELAAVTAQAGFELVQRLTAQPKYVQAGAAWIDPRVRGHVVALADPATGLARDVNPVGLPWQEPDDVESSGRVDLHAAIDTEGRVTEARSDLDSAFGDWESIRAHVQELAVSAPQRIDTDVLAALRSAERDPARCTDGEYLALATADGPALEAVAALADSLRRDAVGDDVTYVVNRNINFTNICYTGCRFCAFAQRKGDADAYSLSAEEVADRAWEAHVEGATEVCMQGGIDPELPVTGYADLVRAVKARVPSMHVHAFSPMEIANGVTKSGLSIREWLISLREAGLDTIPGTAAEILDDEVRWVLTKGKLPTSLWIEIVTTAHEVGLRSSSTMMYGHVDSPRHWVAHLNVLRDIQDRTGGFTEFVPLPFVHQNSPLYLAGAARPGPSHRDNRAVHALARIMLHDRISHIQTSWVKLGEARTQVMLKGGANDLGGTLMEETISRMAGSENGSAKTVAELVAIAEGIGRPARQRTTTYASAAA